CGATACTGACCACTCCCTACATGGTATGCGTCGGCCGCTCGGAACTCAGGACACCGACCAGATACTCCTCGATCTTGCGGCGGGCCACGCCCTTGTCCTGCTCGCTGAACTGGACCCCGACCCCAACCGCCCGGTTGCCCTCGGCGCCGGGTGGGGTGACCCAGATCACCTTGCCGGCCACCGGGATACGGTCGGGTTCGTCCATCAACTGCAGCAGCAGGAAGATCTCATCGCCCAATTGGTAGCGCTTGGTGGTCGGGATGAAGAGTCCGCCGTTGCGGATAAAGGGCATGAAGGAGGCATAGAGGGCGGCCTTGTCCTTGATCGCGAAGCTCAGTATGCGCTGCTGGCCGCCGATCGCGCCGCCCGGGACGCCCGTCGCGATCCCGCTCGGAGTAAGGGGGGTACTCATCACTTAGTCTCCTTAAGGTTTAATCGACGCTGACCGACCCGCGCCCATTCGATCAGGAGCGACTCCAACTGCATCAGCGCATTGATGGTGCTCTCCAGCAGCCCCCTGGCCGCGAAGACCCGCCGCAGCAGCCGCTGGGCCGCACCGGGGTCGACGTAGGCGGCGAATGCGGCAAGCGCAGGCGCCAACCCCGGGTCCGCGAGGCGCGGCGGCGCGGGTGAGGCCATCAGGCGCAGCAGGTCACAGAGACAATCCGCCAGGCAGTCCAATGATAGCCGCGCGCCCGCCGCGCTCCAAGCCACGGCGGCGGCCACCGGGTCCAGTTCACCCCGGCCGATGCCGATGAAGCTGCGCACCAGGGTATCGCGGCTATCGAGGGTCGCCTGATCGAACTCCTCCAGGGCCCGCAGGGGGGCGCCATAGGCCAGGCGCAGACGGGGTGCCGCGGCCTCGCCAAGCAAAGGAGTCAGCCAGGCAAGGGCCTGGTCGGACGGCGGTACCGCCAGCTTGAGCAATTGGCAGCGGCTGCGGATCGTCGCCGGGAGCCGACCGGGCTGTTCAGCGATCAGCATCAGCAGGGTGTTGCCCGCGGGCTCCTCCAGGGTCTTCAAGAGCGCATTGGCGGCGGCGGCGTTCATCCGGTCCGCCGGGTCGATCAGGATCACCTTGCGCGCCCCGCGCACCGGGGTGAGGACCGCGCGTTCGGTCAGCTCACGGATGGCATCGATGGGTATCTCCCCGGACTTGGACTCGGGATCGGGCGCCACGCGCGCCAGATCGGGGTGACTCCCGGCGGCGCTGAGGCGGCAGTCCGCGCAGACGCCGCAGGCCAGACCGTC
The DNA window shown above is from Candidatus Thiodictyon syntrophicum and carries:
- a CDS encoding PilZ domain-containing protein, with the protein product MSTPLTPSGIATGVPGGAIGGQQRILSFAIKDKAALYASFMPFIRNGGLFIPTTKRYQLGDEIFLLLQLMDEPDRIPVAGKVIWVTPPGAEGNRAVGVGVQFSEQDKGVARRKIEEYLVGVLSSERPTHTM
- the holB gene encoding DNA polymerase III subunit delta' yields the protein MMTDPLTKVSADGELLPWLEPAWARLRQAQAADRLPHALLVVGARGLGKRRLATLFARALLCPTPRPDGLACGVCADCRLSAAGSHPDLARVAPDPESKSGEIPIDAIRELTERAVLTPVRGARKVILIDPADRMNAAAANALLKTLEEPAGNTLLMLIAEQPGRLPATIRSRCQLLKLAVPPSDQALAWLTPLLGEAAAPRLRLAYGAPLRALEEFDQATLDSRDTLVRSFIGIGRGELDPVAAAVAWSAAGARLSLDCLADCLCDLLRLMASPAPPRLADPGLAPALAAFAAYVDPGAAQRLLRRVFAARGLLESTINALMQLESLLIEWARVGQRRLNLKETK